AATGTGTGCGTTTCTATTTTTAGATTAGAAAATACATCTTCCTATTTTTGTTTTCTCTCTCAATTGATATGGCAATGAAATTTGTTGTTTACTGTGGTGGCAAGTGGGAAGTCGTTGATGGGAGGCTAGAGTACGTGGTCCAAGCAGATTCTGTTAGACGTGGTTTTGAGACTTCTACTACAGTTTCTTATAGTACATTTTTAAAAAATCTTAGTGAGTCAACCGGTCTTCAAAACATCACACGTGTATCttacaaaatttcaaattttaacGATCCCATTGATATAGTTGATGATTCTGATCTAACTTTTTTATCCAAAATTGGGGAAACAAACCCTCTTGAGTTATTTAAATTATATGTGGTTGAAGATCAAGTTGGTTCATCGGCCGGTTCTTCGAATTTTTTTAAGTGTCCTGATCTTAATGCAAATGTTTTTCCTGAAGATGAATGTAACGTATATAATAAATCTGGAGTAACTGATAATGTTAATTGTCCCGTTGGAAATAAAAGCCAGTTTTACATAGGTTATATTTTCCGTAACAAACAGGAAATGAAAATAGAATTAGGAAAAATGTGTCTTTCCGAAAGTTTTTCGTATAAAGTAGACAGATCATCCAAAACTCGTTACGAAGTATCTTGTATTGAAGAGAATTGCGAGTGGAATTTCAAGGCAGCGAGTCGGGAATCTTGTGATGTTTTTTACGTAAAACATTTTAACAACAATCATACATGTTCTAAGACGCAAACATATCCACATATGCGACAAGCAAACCCAATGGTGGTGGGTAGCTTATTAGTAGAACAATTTAAAGATTCTGGACGGATATACCGTTCGACCGAAATTGTAAAAGATTTTAGGATTAAAGAAAAAGTCAATTTAACGTATATGCAAGCATGGCGTGGTAAATGTAACGCATTAGAACTTTTGCAAGGTAGTTCGTCAAGTTCTTTTGCGGAACTTCCCGTCTATTGTTATAACTTGGAGAAGGTTAATCCAGGAACAGTGACACAGATACGCACTGATTCTGAAAGTCGTTTTGAAATGTTAT
This genomic stretch from Helianthus annuus cultivar XRQ/B chromosome 8, HanXRQr2.0-SUNRISE, whole genome shotgun sequence harbors:
- the LOC110869474 gene encoding uncharacterized protein LOC110869474, whose translation is MAMKFVVYCGGKWEVVDGRLEYVVQADSVRRGFETSTTVSYSTFLKNLSESTGLQNITRVSYKISNFNDPIDIVDDSDLTFLSKIGETNPLELFKLYVVEDQVGSSAGSSNFFKCPDLNANVFPEDECNVYNKSGVTDNVNCPVGNKSQFYIGYIFRNKQEMKIELGKMCLSESFSYKVDRSSKTRYEVSCIEENCEWNFKAASRESCDVFYVKHFNNNHTCSKTQTYPHMRQANPMVVGSLLVEQFKDSGRIYRSTEIVKDFRIKEKVNLTYMQAWRGKCNALELLQGSSSSSFAELPVYCYNLEKVNPGTVTQIRTDSESRFEMLFVAIGAVIRSFVRNLRPLIIIDAAHLKGEFKGTMFLAVGMDGNNQILPIGYGIGKSEDGESWTWFLSKLKECIGEHPELAIISDRAASIQLAVRLVFPRSFHGLCCRHLMVNLRLPSKKKKGI